ATATCTTTTTAAAAGTTTCCCTTGTTCTTCAGTCAGTGCTGTTCCCAAAGGAGCTAAAGCTACATCAAAACCATATAGATACCCTGACAATACATCCATATACCCTTCCATAAGCATAGCATAATTTTTCTTCTTAATCATGCTTCCTCGTTCAAGTCCATATAGATTTTTCCCTTTTTTAAAGATAGGAGTATCTGGTGAATTTATATATTTAGGGACCTCTTTATTATTTTCAAGAGTTCTTCCTCCAAAGGCTATTACTTTTCCTGTTGGAGAGTATATTGGAAATACAATTCTATTTCTAAATATATCATACTGCCCATTTTCACTCTCTTTTACAAGACCTAAAGCTATAATATCTTTTAATTCATATCCCTTGCTAATAAGATAATCATTAAGTTCATTCCATTTGTTTGGAGCGAATCCCAATTCATTATCTTTTATAATTTTTGGATTGAGTTTTCTAGCTACCAGATATTCCATAGCTTCTCTTCCATTATTAGAAAAAATATATTCCTTGAAAAAGCTATGGGCATCTTCCATTATTTTATAATATTTATCATAACTCTCTTCATTTTTCCTATTGCTACTTATTCCCTTTATAGGTATTCCATATTTTTTAGAAAGTTCTTCAACAGCTTCTATAAAGCTTATTTTTTATATTCAGAATAAAATTTTACAGGATTTCCTCCAGCTCCACAAACAAAACATTTACATATATTTTTGCTTGGGCTAACCATGAAAGAAGGAGAAGTATCTTGATGAAAAGGACATAATCCCTTATAACTTGAGCCTGATTTTTTCAGTTCTACAAATTCGCCAACTACCTCTTCTATTTTGAGGCTTTCTATTAGCATATCTATATCTTCAGATCTATATCTCACTTTGTAATCACTGTTTCATTTCCATTATTATGCTCAATTTTCAATCTTATCATGATAATCTCCCTTTATATATATCCCTATTCTGAAAATAAAAAGTTGTATATTTGTAAAAAATACAGAAAATATTTTCCCGTTATTCTTTAGTATAATACATTTTTTAGAAATAATCAAATTTTTTTCCTTTAAGAATATAAAAAAGAGAGTAACCCAAAACAAAGTTTTAGGTCATTCTCTTTTTGTATATCAATTACCTAAATAAGCTTTTTAAGCTCTTCTTGAGTTTTTGAATTCAGATAATCTTCTTTAACCCTATTTTTCAATTCGTTAAAGTCAGCTGCTTTATACTTTACTTCATTTATTTTTTTAAAAATATAGAATTTATCTTCAATAAGGGCTGTCTGAACACTGTTTATAGGAGCAGCAAATATCAATTTTGTAAGTGATTCATTATATCCTAGTCCTGGAATATAACCAGCATCATCTATTTTAGAAAATAAAGTACTCTGAAGAACATCTTTATTTTCCTTTGAAAGAGTTTCAAAATTTACTGTACCATTTGCCAATTTTTCTTTTACTGTTTCTATTTCTGCTTTTTTAGTATTAAGAGTTGCTTCTGAAATTTTAGGAACAATAAGAATATGACTTGCTTTTGCTCTCTCCTCATCATCTTTTCTATCTTCTATATATATCAGATGCTGTCCAAAAATAGTTTCTACAGGTTCTGGATATATTTTTCCTACTTCTCCAGCAAACACAGCTTTTTGAAAAGGCTCAACCATATCCTTCTTAGAAAACCAACCTAAATCTCCACCATTTGGTGAACTTGGTCCATCAGAGTTTTTCTTTGCTACTTCAGCAAAATTTTTAGGAGTAAGAGTTTTCAATAACTCTTCTGCTCTTGTTTTTGCTGCTGCTTTATCTTCTGCTGAAGGATCAACTTTTAAAATAGCTATATATGAATCTGCACTTGGGAAAGTATCATATACAAGTTTATTCTTTTCAAAATATTCTTTTAATTGAGCATCAGTAGGATTTAATGAATTTTTTATATTTTCAAAAAGTCCTTTTTTATACTCTTCAAATTTATAATCAAGAGGAAGTGTTTCATCTACTGTTATTCCTCTTTCAATAGCTATTTTAGCTAATTTTATTTGAGCTTTATAATATTCTTTAGATAGTTCTCTAGCCTTTTCTCTATCTCCATTAGTAATAAATAAATTATTAAGAGTTCTCTTTGCCATTTCTACATTTGAGATTGCAAACCCATCCTCTTCCATTTCATTCCTCTCAACATATGCTTTATACTCTTCTGAAATATTTTCTAGCTTCATTTCTTTTCTAGCTTTATTAAGAAGAAGAATATATTCTTCTATCCCTTTAGTTTGTTTTAAATCAGTTATTACTTCATTTTTCACCTCAGCTAAAGGTTTTCCTGAAAATCTAATATATAAATTATCCTCATAATACTTATTAATTTCCTCATCAGTAGGATTTATTCCCTCTTGTATTTTAGCAAGAGTTTTTTCTACTGTAAGATTATCTTTTAATTCTTTTTTGAAAGTATTCTTAGTGTACCCCTGTACTTGAAGCATTCTTTTAAACTGATCTTTATTTCCAATAGAAGATTCTATCTTATCGTATTGAGCATTCACATCTCCACTAGAAACTTTAACTTTTAATTTATCAGCCATTTCTAGTGTAAGATTCTTGTTTACAACTTCATCAAATGCCAAAATATCTATAAGACCCCTATCCACTTTATCTCCTAGATATCTTGAATATCCATCAATCATTGTAACCTTTGTTTTTTCTACTTCAAATTTAGATATTTTATTTCCATTTAATTTAAAAGCATAGTTTGAGTGACCATTACTCATACTTCCTATGATACTTGATAAAGTAGCGTATCCTCCACCTAATACCATAAGGATAGTTACCAACCAGATAATAGGTTTCATTTGTTTACGAAATTTTCTAATTGCCATAATCAATGTTTCACCAGTCAAAACTGGTAAATTTCCCCCTTCTTTTAGTTAGTTCTTTACTGCTGCTCATTTCGTTTCTTTCTATTTAAAATCTAAACCATATTTTCTAATTTTTTCATAAAGAGTAGTTCTTCCAATTCCAAGAAGTTTAGAAGTTTCTTGTTTATTCCATCTAGTTTTTTGTAGGGCTATAGCAATAACTACTTTTTCAACATCTGCAAGACTGTATATTTCCTGTTCAAGAATATCTTTTAATGGACCTACTCCTACTACTGTTTTATTTTCAACAGTATCAGATTTCATTTTTATTTCAAGTGGAAGATCCTCTACTCCTATTATCTTGTCAGTAGAAAGGATTACCATTCTTTCTATCATATTTCTAAGTTCTCTTATATTTCCTGGATATGAATATTCCATTAAATATTTCATAGCCTCTCCTGAAATAACAGGAGTATCTCTGTGAAGCTCTCTTACTATCTTATTTAAGAAATAGTTAGCAAGAAGAGGTACATCTTCTTTTCTTTCTCTTAATGGTGGAACTTCAATTGGGAATACAGTTAATCTATGGTATAAATCTTTTCTGAATTTTCCTTTTTCAGTTTCATCTTTAAGATCTTTATCGCTAGCTACAATAAATCTTACATCTACTCTTCTAGTCTTATTTCCTCCAACTCTTCTTAATTCCCCATATTCAATAACTCTTAAAAGTTTAGCTTGAGTTTTGATGTCCATAGCAGAAATATCATCGAGGAACATAGTTCCTCCATCAGCCTCTTCCAATAATCCTTTTTTACTAGAATTAGCTCCTGTAAAAGCTCCTCTTTCAAATCCAAAAAGCTCTCTTTCCATAGTTTCTTCTGGCATAGATGCACAACTTACTACTATATAGTTGTTTTTTCTTCTGTCACTTTTTTATATATTTCTTTAGCTACAAGTTCTTTTCCAATTCCATTCTCACCTGTAATAAGAACTGTTAAATCACTTTCAGCTACTTTCTCTATAAGATTTTTTACATCTTTAATTCTTGAAGATTGACCTACTATTTCACTTTCTTCTTCAGTACTCAATAATTTTTCTTCAAGTTTTCTTTTCTCTTTTAATATCTCCAGATTTTTAAGAGCTGGCATTATAATTCTATTCATTTCTCTTAATTCTACTGGCTTCATCAAGTAATTATAAATATCTGCATTTCTTAATTCTTGAAGAACTTCTTCAGTTTCATCATCTAATAATCCTACAACAACAAAATCTTTTCCAATTCCATTCAATTTTCTTTTAGCTTCTGCAAAATTGAACCATGTTAGATATTCATCTAATAAAACAATATCAAAGTCACTCTCTCTAAGCATATCTAATGCATCTAAAAGATTATTGAATGTTATGATTTCATATTGTTCTGAAAGTTCTTTTCTTATTTGTTTTAAAGTTTCTTTTCTTTCTGAAATAGCTAATATAGCATTCTTCATAATTTGGCCTCCCTATTTTCTATATCTTTCAAAAATAATTCACAATTTATGGTTTTCTATTATAATGTATTATAATAGATAATCTGTATTTTTTCAAGACTATTTTTTATAATTTATACTCTATTGTGTTATACCCCTGAATTACAGCTATCTTGTCAAATTAAAAATATCATTAGCTGTTATGTAAAAAATAAATGCAAAAAGAATTAACATTCCAGCAGTATGTAATCTTTCCTCAAACTTTTTATTTACTTTTATGCCTATTAGTTCTAAAATGACAAAAAGTATTCTTCCACCGTCCAAAGCTGGTAAAGGCATAAGATTTAAAATTCCTACATTGACTGATAAAAGTGCTGTCAGCCATATTAATATTCCCACTCCTTCTTTTGAAGCATCACCCACTACTTTTATTATACCGATTGGACCACTTATTTCCTCTGATTTTACTTTTCCACTTATAATAAGCTTCAAGCCTCCCAATGTGTCAGAAAAAATCTTTTCAAAACTTAAAAGACTAACTTTTGCTGCTTCTCCAGCACCATATTTTTCTATAGTATACTCTGGAAGTATTCCTACAATATATCTTTTTGTTTCTGGTTCTTCTGTAAGTTCAAGATTTATATTCTCTATTTTTCCATCTCTTTCTAATTCTACTTGTATTGGAAGCTTAGGATCTTTTCCTGTCAATACCTTTCCTATATCATTCCACTCTTTTATATCTACACCATCTATTTTCAATATCTTATCTTTAGGAAAAATAACTTTACTTCCTCTGCTTTCTGGAAGCACATTTCCTATTACTGCTTCTTTATTTTGAATATATTTTCCATGTGAATAAATCATACTAAAAATCAATATAAATGCAAGAAGAAAATTCATAAATACCCCTGCAAAAAGTACAATAAATCTTGCTAAAGGTGGTTTACTGTTAAAACCATCTTCAACTTCACTTCCTACTTCCATTCCTTCTATATTTACAAATCCTCCAAGAGGAATAGCTCTAAAAGAATATGTTGTTTTCATTGTTTCATATGAGTACACTTGTGGGCCCATTCCAATTGAAAATTCACTTACAGGCATTTTAAAAAATTTAGCTGTAAGAAAATGTCCAAGCTCATGTATAAATATTATTATCCCCAAAACCAGAATAGCTATCAATATGTTCATTATTTCCTCCATCTATCAGATGATATT
Above is a window of Fusobacterium varium DNA encoding:
- the dnaG_2 gene encoding DNA primase, coding for MRYRSEDIDMLIESLKIEEVVGEFVELKKSGSSYKGLCPFHQDTSPSFMVSPSKNICKCFVCGAGGNPVKFYSEYKK
- the cbf2 gene encoding Putative peptidyl-prolyl cis-trans isomerase Cbf2 precursor, yielding MTGETLIMAIRKFRKQMKPIIWLVTILMVLGGGYATLSSIIGSMSNGHSNYAFKLNGNKISKFEVEKTKVTMIDGYSRYLGDKVDRGLIDILAFDEVVNKNLTLEMADKLKVKVSSGDVNAQYDKIESSIGNKDQFKRMLQVQGYTKNTFKKELKDNLTVEKTLAKIQEGINPTDEEINKYYEDNLYIRFSGKPLAEVKNEVITDLKQTKGIEEYILLLNKARKEMKLENISEEYKAYVERNEMEEDGFAISNVEMAKRTLNNLFITNGDREKARELSKEYYKAQIKLAKIAIERGITVDETLPLDYKFEEYKKGLFENIKNSLNPTDAQLKEYFEKNKLVYDTFPSADSYIAILKVDPSAEDKAAAKTRAEELLKTLTPKNFAEVAKKNSDGPSSPNGGDLGWFSKKDMVEPFQKAVFAGEVGKIYPEPVETIFGQHLIYIEDRKDDEERAKASHILIVPKISEATLNTKKAEIETVKEKLANGTVNFETLSKENKDVLQSTLFSKIDDAGYIPGLGYNESLTKLIFAAPINSVQTALIEDKFYIFKKINEVKYKAADFNELKNRVKEDYLNSKTQEELKKLI
- the zraR_3 gene encoding Transcriptional regulatory protein ZraR produces the protein MPEETMERELFGFERGAFTGANSSKKGLLEEADGGTMFLDDISAMDIKTQAKLLRVIEYGELRRVGGNKTRRVDVRFIVASDKDLKDETEKGKFRKDLYHRLTVFPIEVPPLRERKEDVPLLANYFLNKIVRELHRDTPVISGEAMKYLMEYSYPGNIRELRNMIERMVILSTDKIIGVEDLPLEIKMKSDTVENKTVVGVGPLKDILEQEIYSLADVEKVVIAIALQKTRWNKQETSKLLGIGRTTLYEKIRKYGLDFK
- the ntrC_2 gene encoding Nitrogen assimilation regulatory protein, producing MKNAILAISERKETLKQIRKELSEQYEIITFNNLLDALDMLRESDFDIVLLDEYLTWFNFAEAKRKLNGIGKDFVVVGLLDDETEEVLQELRNADIYNYLMKPVELREMNRIIMPALKNLEILKEKRKLEEKLLSTEEESEIVGQSSRIKDVKNLIEKVAESDLTVLITGENGIGKELVAKEIYKKVTEEKTTI
- a CDS encoding Putative zinc metalloprotease SA1105, with translation MNILIAILVLGIIIFIHELGHFLTAKFFKMPVSEFSIGMGPQVYSYETMKTTYSFRAIPLGGFVNIEGMEVGSEVEDGFNSKPPLARFIVLFAGVFMNFLLAFILIFSMIYSHGKYIQNKEAVIGNVLPESRGSKVIFPKDKILKIDGVDIKEWNDIGKVLTGKDPKLPIQVELERDGKIENINLELTEEPETKRYIVGILPEYTIEKYGAGEAAKVSLLSFEKIFSDTLGGLKLIISGKVKSEEISGPIGIIKVVGDASKEGVGILIWLTALLSVNVGILNLMPLPALDGGRILFVILELIGIKVNKKFEERLHTAGMLILFAFIFYITANDIFNLTR